Proteins found in one Triticum urartu cultivar G1812 chromosome 4, Tu2.1, whole genome shotgun sequence genomic segment:
- the LOC125550624 gene encoding flavin mononucleotide hydrolase 1, chloroplatic-like isoform X1, with product MVSLLPRAPYLASLGKPTSRASSSSLRLPAMSSSAPAPAATAAAEPEASRPRKMPVLLFDVMDTVVRDPFYHHIPSFFQMSMKELLESKHPTSWSEFEMGLINEGQLAEKFFNDGRSFDLEGLKACMVRAYEYVDGVEDILCSLKQNNYEVHAFTNYPVWYQLIEEKLKLSKYLSWTFCSCHIGIRKPSPDFYLHAVDHLNIDPGNCIFIDDRMVNIEAALSVGMVGLHFKNAEALKNDLCSLGVELAPLVLEDETEVQ from the exons ATGGTCTCCTTGCTCCCTCGCGCACCCTACCTTGCCTCCCTCGGCAAACCCACCTCCCGcgcttcctcctcctcgctgCGACTGCCGGCCATGTCCTCCTCCGCCCCCGCCCCCGCGGCCACGGCGGCGGCCGAGCCGGAGGCGTCCCGCCCAAGGAAGATGCCGGTGCTCTTATTCGACGTCATGGACACCGTCGTCCGCGACCCCTTCTACCACCACATCCCCTCCTTCTTCCA AATGTCCATGAAGGAACTCCTAGAAAGCAAGCATCCAACATCATGGTCCGAATTTGAGATGGGGCTGATTAATGAG GGCCAGCTGGCCGAAAAATTCTTCAATGATGGCAGATCTTTTGATTTGGAAG GTCTGAAAGCATGCATGGTGAGAGCATACGAGTATGTTGACGGTGTTGAAGATATTCTTTGCAGTTTAAAGCAAAACAACTATGAAGTGCATGCTTTTACAAATTATCCAGTGTG GTACCAGTTGATTGAGGAAAAGTTAAAGCTGTCGAAGTATTTGTCATGGACATTCTGTTCTTGTCACATTG GAATACGCAAACCTTCACCAGATTTTTACCTTCATGCCGTGGATCATCTCAATATCGATCCAGGAAACTGCATTTTCATTGATGACAG GATGGTAAACATTGAAGCGGCCCTTAGTGTAGGAATGGTCGGTTTGCATTTTAAAAATGCTGAGGCCCTAAAGAATGATTTGTGCTCACTGGGAGTTGAATTGGCACCTCTTGTGCTTGAAGATGAAACTGAAGTTCAGTAA
- the LOC125550624 gene encoding flavin mononucleotide hydrolase 1, chloroplatic-like isoform X2, translated as MVSLLPRAPYLASLGKPTSRASSSSLRLPAMSSSAPAPAATAAAEPEASRPRKMPVLLFDVMDTVVRDPFYHHIPSFFQMSMKELLESKHPTSWSEFEMGLINEGQLAEKFFNDGRSFDLEGLKACMVRAYEYVDGVEDILCSLKQNNYEVHAFTNYPVWYQLIEEKLKLSKYLSWTFCSCHIGYSRTLWLHHRLNLSNEKAASNLGLGLSIIMLHRNTQTFTRFLPSCRGSSQYRSRKLHFH; from the exons ATGGTCTCCTTGCTCCCTCGCGCACCCTACCTTGCCTCCCTCGGCAAACCCACCTCCCGcgcttcctcctcctcgctgCGACTGCCGGCCATGTCCTCCTCCGCCCCCGCCCCCGCGGCCACGGCGGCGGCCGAGCCGGAGGCGTCCCGCCCAAGGAAGATGCCGGTGCTCTTATTCGACGTCATGGACACCGTCGTCCGCGACCCCTTCTACCACCACATCCCCTCCTTCTTCCA AATGTCCATGAAGGAACTCCTAGAAAGCAAGCATCCAACATCATGGTCCGAATTTGAGATGGGGCTGATTAATGAG GGCCAGCTGGCCGAAAAATTCTTCAATGATGGCAGATCTTTTGATTTGGAAG GTCTGAAAGCATGCATGGTGAGAGCATACGAGTATGTTGACGGTGTTGAAGATATTCTTTGCAGTTTAAAGCAAAACAACTATGAAGTGCATGCTTTTACAAATTATCCAGTGTG GTACCAGTTGATTGAGGAAAAGTTAAAGCTGTCGAAGTATTTGTCATGGACATTCTGTTCTTGTCACATTG GTTATTCTCGTACTCTGTGGTTGCATCATAGGCTGAATCTATCGAATGAAAAGGCTGCTTCTAATCTTGGACTTGGACTTTCTATCATAATGTTACACAGGAATACGCAAACCTTCACCAGATTTTTACCTTCATGCCGTGGATCATCTCAATATCGATCCAGGAAACTGCATTTTCATTGA